One Helianthus annuus cultivar XRQ/B chromosome 7, HanXRQr2.0-SUNRISE, whole genome shotgun sequence genomic region harbors:
- the LOC110869327 gene encoding putative F-box protein At5g50220: protein MSDHIPFALQEEIMKRLPTKSLLRFRTVSKAWKSLIDSSRFVVDYSVNHTHQHHLLVRYSPPIGLGQKYVSIVDDEIFPEHKCSLPDPASEGVGLTIKIRKSVAIDVPQVSHVLDPDSDIVFGFGVCPHTGDPKLVKVVIDGFIYWLAIDGRTTGFLGYNMIVSFDMTSEKFMEVSLPATLAQAHAPNKTVVISKLKESLVAVELVREAEKRVYGVWMMEDGVPNSFTKLFTINLPDVSIQRVLGIRKNDEPIFATRPDDNAHDVFIHELHSEHISYTRISGNGTLYSAGSYMETLLLLDH, encoded by the exons ATGTCAGACCACATACCTTTTGCACTCCAAGAAGAGATCATGAAAAGGCTTCCAACCAAATCACTGCTGCGGTTCAGAACCGTTTCAAAAGCATGGAAGTCTTTGATCGATAGTTCTCGGTTTGTTGTAGATTACAGCGTCAACCACACTCACCAGCACCATCTGTTAGTAAGGTACAGTCCACCAATAGGTCTTGGACAAAAGTACGTTTCAATTGTAGATGATGAAATTTTCCCCGAACACAAGTGTTCCCTGCCTGATCCCGCATCTGAAGGTGTTGGACTTACGATA AAAATTAGAAAATCGGTTGCTATCGATGTGCCTCAGGTGTCTCATGTGTTAGATCCAGACTCTGATATTGTTTTTGGTTTTGGGGTTTGTCCTCACACCGGTGATCCTAAGCTTGTCAAG GTAGTTATAGATGGGTTTATTTATTGGCTTGCTATTGATGGTAGGACAACTGGATTTCTGGGGTATAATATGATAGTTTCATTTGACATGACAAGTGAAAAGTTTATGGAAGTATCACTCCCTGCTACTTTAGCCCAAGCCCATGCCCCTAACAAAACAGTGGTTATATCTAAGCTAAAAGAGTCTCTCGTTGCTGTTGAACTGGTTAGGGAGGCTGAGAAACGAGTTTATGGTGTATGGATGATGGAGGATGGTGTTCCAAACTCCTTTACAAAGCTATTCACCATAAACTTACCAGATGTATCAATACAACGGGTACTTGGAATTAGGAAGAATGATGAACCTATATTTGCAACGAGACCTGATGACAATGCACATGATGTCTTTATTCATGAACTCCACTCAGAACACATCAGTTATACTCGGATTTCTGGCAATGGAACTTTATACTCTGCTGGTTCCTACATGGAAACACTACTTTTGCTAGATCATTGA